The Haloarcula sp. H-GB4 genome segment ACTGGCCCGAATCGATGGGAATGTCGTCGAACGTCCAGCCGTCCTGCCCGTCGTCGACGGCCAGAACCGCTTCTGTCGCATCTCGTAGCTCGGGCCGGTCATCGAGTACCGCTTCCGTCCCGGGCGTATCGCTCATGTGTCCTCTCTTTCCGGTCTGGCGAATAAATCCATCGGGACTCGTCGTCTACGTGTTCGTCGACTCCAGTGCTGTCCGAATCGCTGACTCGATATCGTGTTCCGGTGACCAGCCTAGCGCATCGGTCGTCCGCCCGGTATCGACCGGGAACGAGTCGACGAGTGTCTCGTCGTCGCCCCGTGGGTTCTCGACCAGTTCAACGTCGGCATCGACGTCGGCAACATCGGCGGCGAGATCCTTGACGAGGTTGGCCACATCGTGGACCCCAGGATCCTCGTCGCTCGCGATTTCGTATTTCTCGACGCCGGTCTCGCCGCGGTCCAGTTGCTCCAGCAGCCGTTCGCAGCTATCGACGTAGGCCCGGGCTACGTCCTTGACGTGAATGAAGTTCCGGGACTGCGTCCCGGGCTCGTAGACCGTCAGCGTCTCGCCAGCGAGCGCACGGTTCACGAAGAAGTTGATGACTGTTCCCTTCGAGACGGTCTGGCCGTCTATCTCGTGGCTTCCGTAAAGGTTCGAGATCATGAACTGATGGGCCGGGAACGTGCCGTCGGCGTACGTCTCAATATCGCGCTCGTTGAGCAGTTTCGTTCGGCCGTACCAGTTCAGCGGGTCCCGCGGATGGTCGACCGTAATGGGGAACTCCTGTGGATCGCCGATGACGGCCATCGAGAACGGGAAAATCAGTGCCGCGCCTGTCTTGCGGCAGAACCAGGCGACGTTGTCTGTTCCCTGAACGTTGACCTCGTAGGCCAGATCCTGCTTCTGCTCGCAGTCGTCGACACCGGAGATGGCGGCGAGGTGCATCACGACGTCGGCCCCGTCCAGCGTTGCTTCCAGACGGTCCCGGTTCCGGATGTCGACGTGCTCGATCTCGACGTCGCCGACGGACCGCACGGTACCGAGATAGAAGTTGTCGATAGCAGTGATCTCCCAGTCGGGGTGGGCCTGCTGTAGTTCGTAGATGACGCGGCTGCCGATGTAGCCTGCACCGCCGGTGACGGCGATGTGGGGCCGTTCGCTGGTTGATTCTGTCTCAGACATTGGTGGTGAATTTTTCCGCGAGGTCGCGGACACCCTCGCGGAGCGTCCACGATGGTTCGAAGCCGGTCTCGCTCAGCCGGTCGAAGTTGACGTGATACGACGGGCCGGGATGCTCGTCTTCGAGGTAGGTCACGTCGACCGGGGCGACCTCGTCGGCGACGATATCGGCAATCTCCGAGATCTGGTAGTTCGCGTCCATCGACCCGACGTTGTACACCGGTTCGTCCCAGGAATCGGGGTCGCACGCCGCCTCCGCGTAGGCACGGGCAGCGTCTCGGACGTGGATGAACGGCCGCCAGTTCGAGCCGTCGCCGTAGACGGTGAGCGAGCGGTCGGTGAGTGCCCGAAACACGAAGTAGTTCACGACGAGGTTGAACCGGATGCCCGGCGAGTGGCCGAAGTTCGTGGCCATTCGCAGGGCGGTGCCGCTCATGTCGAATTCCTCGCAGTACTCCTGCAGTAGCGTTTCGGACTGGAGTTTCGTCTCTGCGTAGGGGTTGATGGGATCTGGGTTGACCGTCTCGTCGATGTCGGTGCTGGTCGCGCGGCCGTAGACGTTGCACGAGGAGGCAAAGACCACGTGGTCGACCCCGAGTTTGCCGGCTGCAGTCAGGAGGTTTTCGGTGCCGTCGTAGTTGATAGCGAACGTCTCGTCGCGGCGCTCGTGTGTGCTCGACGCCCCGGTGATGGCAGCGAGGTGGATGACGCGGTCGACGCCACGCATAGCGCTCTCCACGTCGCCGTACTCGCGGACGTCGCCCCGGCGGAATTCGAGCCCGTCCCCGAGCGTCCCCAGCAGCGCCCGCGGGGACCCTGAGGAGAGGTCGTCGAAGACGACGATGTCATCCACGCGGTCGTCCGCCCGGAGCAACGGTATCAGCGCGCTGCCGATGTAGCCACAGGCCCCGGTGACCAGCACGTCCATCATCAGTCCTCGCTCAGGACGCCCGGGAGGAAGCGGTCCTCGTGGGACTCAATGGTGTCGGCATAGCGGGTCAGCGTCCCGAAGATGTCGTCGACGCCGTCCTCGAAGGACTGTGACTGGCCGCCGATGAGGTCGTCATAGCAGTCGTTCTCGATCTCCATCTTGTGGGTCTCGTCCTCGTCGCGGGGGTTCTCGAAGTGCTCGACATCTACGTCGAGGTCGTACTCGCTGCCCACGTCTGCAATCGTCTCAGCGATCTCGACGATACTGATGGCGCGCGTGACCTGGTTGTACACTGTCAGGCCCTCGGGGCGCTCGTCTGGGTCGGTGAGGGCCACTTCGGCCAGCCCTTCGACGGCGTCTTCGAGTGAGATGAACGGCTTGCGCTGCTCGCCCTTGCCGTAGACGGTGACGGGATAGCCCGCGGCGGCCTGTGCGCAAAATCGGTGCGTGACCGTTCCGAAGTAGTAGTCGAAGTCAAAGCGCGTCTTGAGGCGGTCGTCTTCGCGGGTTTCCTCGGTTTCGGTCCCGTAGACGATGGCCGTCCGCACGTCAGAAATTGGGATGTCAAACTGGGTGTGGGCCAGCCGCATGTTCTGTGCGTCGAAGCCCTTCGTCGCGTGGTACCAGCTCCCGCCCATGTTGGGGAACGGCACGTCGTCGCGCTCGCCCTGATTCTCCATCGTCGCGCCGCCCTCGGGAATCGGGAACTCCGGCGCGCCGTAGACGCCCGTCGTCGTCGTCTCGACGAAGTGGGTGTCTGTGAGGTCGTGTTCTTCGAGGCCCCACAGGAGGTTCCGCGTCGCCTGGAGGTTGTTGTGCTGGGTGTAGTTCGCCCGCTCGCCGTTGATCTGGGAGTACGGTGCGGAGGGCTGTGCGGCGGTGTGAACGACGACTTCTGGCTCGTGGACCGCCAGCAGTTCGTCGACGAATGACTTCTCAGCGAGGTCGCCCTCGACGAAAGAGAGGTTCGTCAGGCCGTGGACCTCGCGGGCCGCGTCGAGGCGCTCGTCGATGCTGGCGACCGGTGTCGCACTCGTCGCGCCGACGTCTTCAACCCACCCACGCCGGGAGAAATTGTCGACAAGCAGCACTCGGTCGTCTGTTCGGTCTGCGATTCGCAGTGCGGCTGGCCACCCGACGTAGCCGTCGCCGCCAGTGATGAGGATAGTCATAGTTACTCAGATAGTGAGTAACCGTGATGCGTAATCAATCTTCTGTTTAGCTGTCCGTTTGTCTCGTACAGCCTGCCCGCTCGTGTGACACTTGACCCCTCAAAACAGCAATTTAATCTCTTTATTGGACGATATCGAACCGACCGAAGTACTTGGAGATGTACTGGTTCGCGTCCGCCGGTGGTTCCGTGACGACGCGATACGCGTCATGTTGGTCGCCGAGGCCCATGTCCTCCGCTTGCGGGCCACCGATGAAACCACTCCCCATCTCGTTGTTTCGCAACCGTTAAAACTGCCCCTGTCTTCTATCCGATTGCTATCGCACGGGCCGGTGGGGTAGCCTGGTATCCTTCGGCCTTCGGGTGGCCGTAACCGCGATTCGAATTCGCGCCGGCCCACTTTTCCAATTCAAACCGGTCAGAGACATTTCCGGGTCTGGAGGTGGCCGCACCACGTTCTCACGGGCGAAAGCACTGCGCGCTCACAGAACAAAGCTCCATGGCGGTTCGAATTCGCACTGGTTCCTGTTTCATCTACAGCATCGAAAAGCAACAGGACCGCTCTCTACGCCGATTATCAGCCGTTGTTCCGACCCCGAGTGACTACGTAGGCCTGTCCGCGGAACTGGAACCGTCGACGGTTCGAATCGTATCCGAGTACGCCGTCCACAGCCCGCTCGTCGGTCTCGACAACGATATGACGCACATCGTCGGTCAGGAACGGGAGGGCGTTACGAAGTCCACCCTCGTACGTGGCGAACCGACCGCTTGCCATGACCTGTTCGGCGATAACCCGCTCACTCGCGCTGTCGGTGCGAGTCAGCGAGAACGTTGCGTCGGCAGGACGTTTCCCATCGCCGTGACGGTCAGTCGTCACGGTGACGGTGTCGCTGTCACGCGCTGTTGACACGTCGTCGGTTGGCGTCACGGCAGCGCGGTCACCGACTAGCTCGACTAGGGCACTGCTCTCGGCTGTCGGATGCCCGTAGCCGGCGACGACGGCGTACTCGCCGCCGCCGAGATAGCCCTGCGTGAGGCCGTCACAACGGCAGTCGCCGGTTCCACAACCGACGGCCTGTCGGTTAAACGCCCGGAGGTCCCACTGTTCCCGACCGCCCGGCACCAGGATGCGACAGTCGTCGGTGTGGCCCGTCGGCGCGATGTGGAACCACTCGCCGTCGACGAGTTTGTAGAGATTCCAGTGGCCACACTGCAGTCGCTCGTGGCTGTTGTTGACCATCTCAAAGCCCACCTGTGCGTCCAACTGCACTCGCTCGGCAGTCGGGCGAACGAAGGTTGAGGTCGTCTTATTTGCTTCGTGGAACCACTGGACGCTGCCGTCGCCGGGAAACGGCGGGAGCGAGCGGCCGGCGAACCGGGAATCAGTTTCGGGGCCGGGACTCCGCGTATCCCAGACGGAGACCGAGAGGGATTCGCCTTGGCCGCGGAACTCGTAGGTCCCGGTCGGCCGCCCGGACTGGCCTGGTTCGCCGACGAGTGCGTACTCCAGTCGGACCCATTCACCGGGGTCCAGCCGGTGGGTTTCTGGCATCCACGGACCGACGTCGTCGACGCGCCAGTACCCCTCTTCTGTTCGGCCGAGCGAGGGCACTTCCTCGGCGAGTTCGTTGTTCTCCGTGGGCGCAAGATGGAGGCGGGCTTCGTGGTCATAGCCACTGGGTTGGCGGCTATATGTCCGTCCGACCCCCGGAATCCAATCGATTCTGAACGTGTTCTCGAACTCGTTGCCGTTCTGGAGCCAGCCGCGAAGCGTGGCCGGATGGCTGTCGGTCGCCGTCCGGTCGAACCAGAACCCGATTCGGGCTCCGTCGTCGGTGTGGAGTCCTGGCGAACTGAGGGCGTAGGTTCGCGGCCCGGTTTCCATTTCGATGACCGTCGTCGGATTCTCGGGTCGGGTTGGGTTGCCCGTATCTGCCGGCGTCTCTGCTCCGCTGTCGTTCGCGTCGGTTGGTGACTGGTCCGGTTGCGGTGCAGGCGTCACGCTGTCAGTTTCATCCGCTCCAGGGGCACCGAACGAACAGCCGGCGAGCCCGGCCAGCGCACCCGGGACCGACGCGAGGAGGGCACGTCTGCGCATAGTCGAGTGGTCCGCCGCTCCCGGTAAACCCTTTCTGGACGCTCAGACGGCGTTTGTAGCGTCTTCGATACTCAATTTGAGAGAGAACTGCCCACCGCCGTCTCGATAGCCCCGACCGTTCGGATTCGGGCTGTCACCCCTCCGCGAACATCTCGACGACGCGGTCCAGGTCGGGCGACAGTTCCTGCATCACATCTGTTGTCGTAAGAATACCAACGCCCTCGATCTGTCCGTCGACTACGAGTCGCTTGATGCCGTGCTCAACCATCGTATCGATGGCTTCCTCTAGCGGGGCACCGGCTTCGATGGTCTTGACGGGAGTTGTCATCAGGTCTCCAATCGGCGTCGTATCAGGGTCGATCCCATCGTGGAGGCCGGTGATAATATCCGTTTTCGTGAGTATTCCTTGCCCGTACTCGGTTTCGACAACGACAGAACCGACCGCTTCGGATGCAAGGAGCTTCGAAGCGTCTCGGACGGACAGCTCGCGGTCAACGGTTTTCACCGGCTTCGTCATCACTTGCTCGATGGGCGTGTCAAGTGAATTCATACCACAAGTTAGCAAACACACATAATAAGTCATTTGACTCCCGCAATCGGTTCTGACCTGGCTTTACCAGTCAAACCCTTCGTGAATCGCCAGTCCCTCTTCCTGACATATCGGCCCGACGACGTTGGTCACTCCGTCGAGAATTTCGCCCGAGCGGACGGACGCCTCGTGGCCGCTGAACCTGCTCATCTCATCACTGCTGACGCTGTACGTTATCCGACCGAGACCAGCGTACCGGAGGCCGCCGGCACACATTGGGCACGGTTCGGTGCTCGTGTACATCACGATTTCCGCGCGTTCGTCCGGGTCAAACTCACGCATCGCTCGGTGCGCTAGGTGGAGTTCCGGATGGCGGCGCACATCGGATTCGGTGAGAACGCGGTTCGACGCCTCCATGACGATTTGGTCGTCACGAACGAGTACAGATCCGAACGGCCGGTCACCGCGGTCGACAGCGGCCCGAGCCAGCTCGAACGCGCGCTGCATATGCGTTTCGTGGTCGAACTCTGAAACGGACATAACGGCGCTTCGCCCCGCAGTCGGAAGTAGGCTCGGCGCGGGACACCACCGTCGTGTCCTCGACTGTGGCCCCCACTCGGAATCTGGCTCCTCGTCAGCATGGATGAGAGCTGACGGGTTCGCGGTCGATGCACGTAAGTCTCTAACCGGCTTCGCACCCGTATGCGCCAGTTCATCATCATCGGCCACGACGCCCCGACGACGCCGGAGTTCTCGCTCGACGACTTGGCCGGCGCGGCCGGCCGGCTCGACGTGCTCTGTCGGTGTGTCACCAGCGCGTTCTTCCTGAGCCATGCTATCCGAGAAGACGTGCGAGTCCACTTGGTTCTGGGCGACGAGTACACCGTCACGTTCGATGGCAGCGACCTCCGTCGGCTGAACCCCGACGAACGGTCCACGGCGGCGCTGATACGCAAGGCGCTAGAAGAGCGCGAGGAAGCTATCGGTCACATCCCGGTCGAAACCTCGCCGGGCGTGTCGCTCACGCGACGGGGGTTCGAGGGGACGCTGGACGACGTGGCCCGCCGCGGAACCGTCGTCCAGTTGCACGAGGACGGCGACCCTATCGTCGACGTTGCCCCACCGTCGGACCCGGTGTTCGTCCTCTCGGACCACCATGACTTCCGCGACGAGGAAGCGGCGCTGCTGGCCGACCGCGCAGACGAGCGCGTCTCGCTTGGCCCGAAGGCACTCCATGCTGACCACTCGATCACGGTCGCGCACAACTATCTGGACACGGCGGGGTTCGAGCAGTACTGACGGGGCACGCTTGGAGACTGCCAGAAGGGTTTTGCTCCGTGGTTCGCTGAATGGTGTATGGCATTATTGGGTTCGGAGACAGCGACGGGTCACGCTGTCCGACGACGCACTGAAATGACGGGGGATCGATGACCGACCGGGAAAGCCTATCCCGCCGTGCGGTTCTACAGACGGTCGCCGGAGCCGGCCTCGTATCCGTCGCCGGCTGTTCGGCGCTCGAAAGCGAAAGCGACGACGCGGCCTCGACAGTCGAGGGCGAACGCGCCGAAGAACTCGCCCGACGGTTCGCGCCGACGCTGTACTTCGACCGGGCGGAGCCGTGGTTTCCGACGGACCCGCGACCGTACACCAGTGAACAGGACGGAGAAACTGTCGTCGACGGGTTCGACGCCTTCGACGGCTATCACGAGCGGATGACCGACGGGGAGCCGCCGGACCCGACGGCGTTCTACCACGTCGTCGAGTACGAGAACTCGCCGCTGGCGGCCGTCCAGTTCTGGTTCTATTCGGCGTTCGACCAGTTCACGACGAACTTCCACTGGCACGACTGGGAGGTCCTGCACGTGTTCGTCGACACGGCGATGGGCGACCCGCAACTGTACGTCGCCAGCTCCCACTCCCGGAAGGTGCCCAACAACGAGTTCCTCGATCCTGATCCGGAGATGGTCCCGCGCATCCTCTCGGAACTGGGGTCACATTCCAGCGCGCTGTCGGTCAACGACGTTCGCGACCGGTTCACCCGGCTGCCGGAGGGCGACCGGTTCGCGGACATCACGAACAGCGCCGTCGAGACCATCGAGGATCTTGCGGAGATTCCCGTCGCCTATGGGCTCCCGCGCGACGAGGGCTCCCGACTCCCGTACCTCGTTCCGGAGTACGAGGGCGCGCCGCTGTACGAACACGAGCAACTGCCGTCGGTCAGTCGCGAGGACCTCATCTCGGAGTCGCTCACCGTCCGCTCGTTCGACAGCCTCACCGAACCGCCGTCGGACCTGCCGACGCGGGAGACGGGACTCGTGTTCCAGCACACCGACCGCGGCGAGGCTGACCCGGACATCGAGTACGACCTCATACCGAGTAGCGAACTGGAACACATCGCCGATTTCACCGGCCCGCAGTTGAGCTTCGAGTTCGCAGTACCCGAGTTCGCCGAGGACGCCGTCTCGGGGCATATCACGACGACGGGTGCGCCCTGGAACCAGCCCCGCTACGAGAACCCCGCTGCGGACATCTCCGAGCCGAACCACCGGGCGGCGCTGGCCGAGCGCTACGACGCCATCGGCGCGCCGGCGGAGATACGGACCGTCGTCGCCAGCCTCTCAGAAGCTGTCTCGAACGACGACGCCCCCGAGAACGAGGGGCTCACGACCGAGGACACGACCGTCGAGTCCGTCGCCCTACTGGAGAGCGACCCCGAGGCCATCCCGACCTTTTCGGGCTTAGCCGTTGTTCAAGACGTGCCCACGGGTGAACACCGGTTCACGGTCAACGGGGCCGGCGTCGCGCCACACAGCGAGACAGTATCGGTCCCTGAAACGAGCGAGACCGAGGGACCGACCAGAGCCGGTGTCGACGGCGAGGTCCCACTCGTCGCCCGGGAGAACGCCACCCGTCTTGAAGTCGACCCGTCAGGGGCCGACAGCAACCTCACCGACCTCGCCGTCGAGGATGACTTCGCCGGCCGGCTGTACGACGCCCCACTCTCGGAACCCGACGCCGTGTACGTCCACGGCGGCGGCGCGTACACGACGGAGGTCCGGGACCGCGACGACGAGGTCGGTGCGTTCCGGGTGAACCCGGAGCCTGAGGCCGACATTGCCGCACAGATCGAACAGCCCCGAACCGGAAAGGCGTCGCTGGCGTCATTTCTCGTCGACATCGCCGAGGAGACGCGCCAAGCGGTGCTCGACGAGATGGACGATGACGGCGATTCTGACGATGATGACGGCACTTCCGAGAGTAGCGGCGGCTCCGGGAACGCTATCCAGGGCCTCGAACGGGCGCTCGCCGCTGTCGTCGAGGCTGCTAGGCGAGCGACGGAACGCGCAGAGGCCGGCGACCGCGGGAACGCTGACAAGCAACTCCAGGCCGTTGCCGACCGACTCCAGCGCGTCGCGACCAGAATCGAGGCCGCCAGCGACACCCTCTCTAACCCGCTATCGAACGCGGCTCGACGACGCCTGGAACAGGCCAACCGTCGGACAGAGCAGGCACAGGCCGCCGACAAACTGTGAGTGCCCATCCTATCCTCAGAGCCCGCCCCACCGGGCCAATGCGCCGGCAACGAGCACCAGTCCCCCGGCGATGAACGTTCCGGGGACCGGGAGGACAAACAGTACAATACCGAGCAGGAGAACGATTGTCGATACTTTCATTCCATCTTCAGAGAGTGCGCCACGTCGTATCCGTCCGGTGCCTGCATTTGCGTGGACCCGTGCTGACTTTGCCGGTGGGGACCACACTCTCCATATGGACGAGGAACTCGCCTGGGAGACGCTTGATGCCGAGACCGCCTACGCCTGTCCGGGGTTTGACGTCGTCCGTGAGGACGTCCGCTTCCCTGACGGCACGGAGGGAGAGTTCGACTACGTGCAGCACGGTGAGAGCGTCATCGTGCTCCCGTTTACCGCCGACGGTGACGTGGTTGTCATCGAGGAGTGGCGACAGCCAGTCCGCCGGATCAACTACGGTCTGCCTGCCGGAACGATGGAAGACGAGGACGACGATCCAAGCGTCGCCGCCGCCCGCGAACTCCGCGAGGAAACCGGTTACGAGGCAGATACGCTCGACCACCTCTACACGGGCGAACCGGCCAACGGCAACACCGACTACGTCTTCCACTACTACGTCGCACGCGGATGTGAGGCGACAGCCGACCAGAATCTAGACCACAACGAATCGATTCGGGTCGACACTGCCGACTTCGATTCGCTGGTCCAGTCGGTGCGCGACGGCACGCTCCGTGACAGTCGGTCTGCCGTAGGTATCATGTACTATGCCCTGTTCGAGGGTTGAACCGACGACAGCTTGATACCTTGTGAAGTGGTATCGTATAGCATATGGCCTCGATTCCACTCGACGAACAAACGGAGCGCCGGCTTGATAAACTGCGTGCGGCCGTCCGCCGTCGGACCGGCCAGCCGATTTCGCGGGCGGAACTGCTCGAACGGCTTGTCGAGGACGCCTACGGGTCCCGCGATGAGGTGGTTGCTATGTTCCGAACGTCACAGGCGTACGTCGCCGACGAGGACTCAGGGACCGTCCACCGACCCGAGCGAAAACTGGTGCCCGGCGGAGCGGAGCAGCCCGACGAATAGCAGCGCTGTGCCCGCCGGCGCGTTGTTCGCGCCCAACCGCCGTTCTCGGCTGCCGCCAGCAACGAACGGCCAGCCACGGGGGAACACAACCCTTAGGCGCGCCCACCGACGACGACGTGTAATGACGAATTTCGAGGTCCGCCAGTACGACGCCGCGGGCCGGCTGGGCGAGCTAACGGTGCCACGGGCCGGCGTCACCGTCGAGACGCCGACTATCCTGCCGGTGGTCAATCCCCACGTCCAGACGGTCGCACCGGCAACGTTGGCGTCGGAGTTCGGGGCGGAGATACTCATCACGAACAGCTACATCCTGCACGGCTCCGATGACCTCCGTGAGCCCGTGCTGGAACAGGGCCTCCACGACCTGCTCGGGTTCGATGGGGCTATCATGACCGATTCCGGGTCCTTCCAGCTCGCCGAGTACGGCGATATCGACGTGACCACTGAAGAGATTCTGGAATTCCAGCACGAGATTGGCTCCGATATCGGCACGCCGGTGGACATCCCGACGCCGCCGGATGTGGACCGCGAGCGGGCGACCGAGGAACTCAAAACGACACAGGAACGGCTCGAACACGCTGCCACCGTCGACACCGGCGAGATGCTCGTCAGCGCGCCGGTTCAGGGAGCGACCTACCCGGATCTGCGGGAGCGCGCCGCTGCAGATGCCGTCTCCACGGGACTTGATGTGTTCCCGCTGGGAGCCGTCGTCCCGCTGATGAACGAGTATCGCTACGCCGACCTCGCGGATGTCGTCGCGGCCTGCAAGCGCGGGCTGGGTGAGGTCGGCCCGGTCCACCTGTTCGGCGCGGGCCACCCGATGATGTTCGCGATGGCGGCGGCGCTGGGCTGTGACCTGTTCGATTCGGCGGCATACGCGCTGTACGCTCGCGACGACCGGTATCTCACGGTGCAGGGGACGGAACTGCTGTCCGAACTAACCTACTTCCCGTGTCACTGTCCGGTCTGTACAGACCACACACCGGCGGAACTCGATGCGATGGACGCTGACCAGCGCGAGGAACTGCTTGCGCGACACAACCTCCACGTCACCTACGGCGAAATTCGGACGGTCAAACAGGCGATTCGCTCGGGCAACCTCATGGAACTGGTCGACAGCCGCGCCCGTGGTCATCCGGAGATGCTCGACGGCTACCGCGCGCTTCTCGACCACGCCGAGCAACTCGAACGCACTGATCCCGTCTCGAAGGACGCGTTCTTTTACACCTCGAACGAAAGCGCTCGTCGGCCCGAGGTCCGACGCCATCAGGACCGACTGGAGCGTCTCCCGGTTGAGGGCGAGGAGGTGCTGCTGACCGAAGGCAGCTCCAGTGCACAGTACGACGAGAGCTGGGGCGTCCTGCCCCCGTTTGGTCCGTATCCGCGCGAACTCGCCGACACCTATCCGCTGACCGCAGAAACGCCGGACCGGACCGACCGAGCAGCCTACGAGACCGCGGCCACAGGCGTCCGGCGGCTGGTCGAACTCCATCCTGACGTGTCGTTCACGCTGGTCCACGACGACTGGCCGGCGACGGCGCTCGACCGCGTGCCCGAGGGCGTTCGCCTGCGTGACCTGCACGCCCGCGACTGATCTGTTTTAATCTTCTCGTCCGCCGGTCAGATCGTCGGCACATCAACGTCCGCATCGGCAGCCTCACGCCACGAATGGGTCGGCTCCCAGCCAAGCATCGCTGTGGCTTTGGCCGTCGAGTACGCCGCGGCGTCCTCCTCGACCGTGCAGTCGTCCGGAACGTTGCCGTACTGCTCGCGCATGAGGTCGACCAGCGACCGGCCCAGCGCGTTGTCGGGTCCCACGCAGTTGAACGCCTCGTGCCCTGTGACCTCGGCGGTGAGGGTGGCCTCGACGAGGTCGACCACGTCCCGCACGTCGACGTACGACCAGTAGTTGCCCGCCCCGGCCGCGAGGTCATCGACGTACTCCTCGTCTCGACAGGGGTACTCACCGGGAATCTGTATCCACGAGGGGCGAATCGACGCCACAGAGATGCCGTCCCGGCGCGCAATCGTCTTCCCAATCTCCTCTGTGACGACCTTCGAGAGCCCGTAGTCGTCTTCCGGTCTGCACGCGTGCTCTTCCGTGATCGGGAGTTCGTCCGGAACGGGGGTCTCCTCGGCGAAAAAGAAGCCGTACGCGCCGTCCGAAGAGCCCTGCACCACGTCAGCGCCGACGCGGCCGGCCGCTGAGAGGACATTGTGTGCCGCCAGCGTATTATTCTGAAACAGGTCTACCCCGGGGTGGTTCCCGGCGACCGGAATCGCCGCC includes the following:
- a CDS encoding NAD(P)-dependent oxidoreductase: MDVLVTGACGYIGSALIPLLRADDRVDDIVVFDDLSSGSPRALLGTLGDGLEFRRGDVREYGDVESAMRGVDRVIHLAAITGASSTHERRDETFAINYDGTENLLTAAGKLGVDHVVFASSCNVYGRATSTDIDETVNPDPINPYAETKLQSETLLQEYCEEFDMSGTALRMATNFGHSPGIRFNLVVNYFVFRALTDRSLTVYGDGSNWRPFIHVRDAARAYAEAACDPDSWDEPVYNVGSMDANYQISEIADIVADEVAPVDVTYLEDEHPGPSYHVNFDRLSETGFEPSWTLREGVRDLAEKFTTNV
- the trmY gene encoding tRNA (pseudouridine(54)-N(1))-methyltransferase TrmY produces the protein MRQFIIIGHDAPTTPEFSLDDLAGAAGRLDVLCRCVTSAFFLSHAIREDVRVHLVLGDEYTVTFDGSDLRRLNPDERSTAALIRKALEEREEAIGHIPVETSPGVSLTRRGFEGTLDDVARRGTVVQLHEDGDPIVDVAPPSDPVFVLSDHHDFRDEEAALLADRADERVSLGPKALHADHSITVAHNYLDTAGFEQY
- a CDS encoding NAD(P)-dependent oxidoreductase; protein product: MNIVVTGGRGSSGRWIVERLAGPHNVTVLDRRLPNDEGHPAVGYRALDLTDAGSVFDALTAIDPDAVVHWAAIPVAGNHPGVDLFQNNTLAAHNVLSAAGRVGADVVQGSSDGAYGFFFAEETPVPDELPITEEHACRPEDDYGLSKVVTEEIGKTIARRDGISVASIRPSWIQIPGEYPCRDEEYVDDLAAGAGNYWSYVDVRDVVDLVEATLTAEVTGHEAFNCVGPDNALGRSLVDLMREQYGNVPDDCTVEEDAAAYSTAKATAMLGWEPTHSWREAADADVDVPTI
- a CDS encoding nucleoside deaminase — encoded protein: MSVSEFDHETHMQRAFELARAAVDRGDRPFGSVLVRDDQIVMEASNRVLTESDVRRHPELHLAHRAMREFDPDERAEIVMYTSTEPCPMCAGGLRYAGLGRITYSVSSDEMSRFSGHEASVRSGEILDGVTNVVGPICQEEGLAIHEGFDW
- the tgtA gene encoding tRNA guanosine(15) transglycosylase TgtA, producing the protein MTNFEVRQYDAAGRLGELTVPRAGVTVETPTILPVVNPHVQTVAPATLASEFGAEILITNSYILHGSDDLREPVLEQGLHDLLGFDGAIMTDSGSFQLAEYGDIDVTTEEILEFQHEIGSDIGTPVDIPTPPDVDRERATEELKTTQERLEHAATVDTGEMLVSAPVQGATYPDLRERAAADAVSTGLDVFPLGAVVPLMNEYRYADLADVVAACKRGLGEVGPVHLFGAGHPMMFAMAAALGCDLFDSAAYALYARDDRYLTVQGTELLSELTYFPCHCPVCTDHTPAELDAMDADQREELLARHNLHVTYGEIRTVKQAIRSGNLMELVDSRARGHPEMLDGYRALLDHAEQLERTDPVSKDAFFYTSNESARRPEVRRHQDRLERLPVEGEEVLLTEGSSSAQYDESWGVLPPFGPYPRELADTYPLTAETPDRTDRAAYETAATGVRRLVELHPDVSFTLVHDDWPATALDRVPEGVRLRDLHARD
- a CDS encoding NUDIX hydrolase, with protein sequence MDEELAWETLDAETAYACPGFDVVREDVRFPDGTEGEFDYVQHGESVIVLPFTADGDVVVIEEWRQPVRRINYGLPAGTMEDEDDDPSVAAARELREETGYEADTLDHLYTGEPANGNTDYVFHYYVARGCEATADQNLDHNESIRVDTADFDSLVQSVRDGTLRDSRSAVGIMYYALFEG
- a CDS encoding cyclic nucleotide-binding/CBS domain-containing protein, whose protein sequence is MNSLDTPIEQVMTKPVKTVDRELSVRDASKLLASEAVGSVVVETEYGQGILTKTDIITGLHDGIDPDTTPIGDLMTTPVKTIEAGAPLEEAIDTMVEHGIKRLVVDGQIEGVGILTTTDVMQELSPDLDRVVEMFAEG
- a CDS encoding NAD-dependent epimerase/dehydratase family protein encodes the protein MTILITGGDGYVGWPAALRIADRTDDRVLLVDNFSRRGWVEDVGATSATPVASIDERLDAAREVHGLTNLSFVEGDLAEKSFVDELLAVHEPEVVVHTAAQPSAPYSQINGERANYTQHNNLQATRNLLWGLEEHDLTDTHFVETTTTGVYGAPEFPIPEGGATMENQGERDDVPFPNMGGSWYHATKGFDAQNMRLAHTQFDIPISDVRTAIVYGTETEETREDDRLKTRFDFDYYFGTVTHRFCAQAAAGYPVTVYGKGEQRKPFISLEDAVEGLAEVALTDPDERPEGLTVYNQVTRAISIVEIAETIADVGSEYDLDVDVEHFENPRDEDETHKMEIENDCYDDLIGGQSQSFEDGVDDIFGTLTRYADTIESHEDRFLPGVLSED
- a CDS encoding NAD(P)-dependent oxidoreductase, whose product is MSETESTSERPHIAVTGGAGYIGSRVIYELQQAHPDWEITAIDNFYLGTVRSVGDVEIEHVDIRNRDRLEATLDGADVVMHLAAISGVDDCEQKQDLAYEVNVQGTDNVAWFCRKTGAALIFPFSMAVIGDPQEFPITVDHPRDPLNWYGRTKLLNERDIETYADGTFPAHQFMISNLYGSHEIDGQTVSKGTVINFFVNRALAGETLTVYEPGTQSRNFIHVKDVARAYVDSCERLLEQLDRGETGVEKYEIASDEDPGVHDVANLVKDLAADVADVDADVELVENPRGDDETLVDSFPVDTGRTTDALGWSPEHDIESAIRTALESTNT